The following proteins come from a genomic window of Candidatus Woesearchaeota archaeon:
- a CDS encoding isochorismatase family protein: MRIFYDVDTQNDFMNKNGALYVPDAELIKPNLAKLTCFAKEKNILIAGSVDRHFGTEEYKCREGELQRWGGPFPDHCMNGSKGELKIYDTALHVYPTRSGGPVTDRDFDAGRYIAHERETSSIKEKLRWANNIMDVNGNLILLYRDPKKENLPVYFEKQNYDVFTNPAADYFFQRLLKARRFDKEAVVYGVATDYCVKAAVLGMQQRGVQCYVVEDAIKGVDPKTTEAAIEEMKKAGAKFINTKKVLEEIIK, encoded by the coding sequence ATGAGGATATTCTACGATGTAGACACGCAAAACGACTTCATGAACAAGAATGGAGCATTGTATGTGCCTGATGCAGAATTAATAAAGCCAAATTTAGCGAAACTAACATGTTTTGCTAAAGAGAAGAATATTCTTATTGCAGGAAGTGTTGACAGGCATTTTGGCACTGAAGAATATAAATGCAGAGAAGGAGAACTGCAAAGATGGGGCGGGCCTTTCCCAGACCATTGTATGAATGGAAGCAAAGGAGAATTGAAAATTTATGATACCGCTCTTCATGTCTACCCAACCAGATCAGGAGGTCCAGTAACAGACAGGGACTTTGATGCAGGAAGATATATTGCCCATGAGAGGGAAACAAGTTCAATAAAAGAAAAACTGAGATGGGCTAACAATATAATGGATGTTAATGGGAATCTGATTCTTCTTTACAGAGACCCAAAGAAAGAAAATCTTCCAGTATATTTTGAAAAACAGAATTATGATGTTTTTACAAACCCTGCTGCAGATTATTTTTTCCAAAGACTGCTGAAAGCCAGAAGATTTGACAAAGAAGCAGTAGTCTACGGCGTGGCAACAGATTATTGTGTCAAGGCAGCAGTTCTAGGAATGCAGCAAAGAGGAGTTCAATGCTATGTTGTAGAAGATGCAATCAAGGGGGTTGATCCAAAAACAACTGAAGCAGCTATTGAAGAAATGAAAAAAGCAGGAGCCAAATTTATCAATACTAAAAAAGTTTTGGAGGAAATAATAAAATAA
- a CDS encoding radical SAM protein — protein sequence MEVQTYSIVIGTEACNASCPYCVSKMTPQLGVENKHVDVNWRNFDIAARYAKDCGASTVLLTGKGEPTLFPNLITDYMKHLKDYKFPFIELQTNGITLAESAYDKYLKEWCDHGMTLVAISIAHYDAEKNREIYLPKRKQYFDLEGLISKLHSQKFSVRLSCTMLKDYIDDIAGIEKLVEFAKKNDVEQLTIRPVRKPESSRNDEIFDWVDKHAVDNDALKRIKDHLDANATLLMELAHGAAVYDLGGQNICFTDALTIDPKSSQIRQLIFFPDGHLRYDWQYKGAILL from the coding sequence ATGGAAGTGCAAACATACAGCATCGTCATAGGAACTGAGGCATGCAATGCAAGCTGCCCTTATTGCGTATCTAAAATGACCCCCCAGTTAGGTGTTGAAAATAAGCATGTAGATGTTAACTGGAGAAATTTTGACATAGCAGCAAGATACGCTAAAGATTGCGGTGCATCTACTGTGCTTTTAACAGGTAAAGGAGAGCCAACCTTGTTTCCAAATCTTATAACAGACTATATGAAACATTTGAAAGATTATAAATTTCCTTTTATCGAGCTTCAAACAAACGGCATAACTTTGGCAGAATCAGCCTATGACAAATACCTCAAAGAATGGTGCGATCACGGCATGACCTTAGTAGCGATTTCAATAGCGCATTATGATGCAGAGAAAAACAGAGAGATCTACCTGCCAAAAAGAAAACAATATTTTGATTTGGAAGGTCTGATAAGCAAACTTCATTCGCAAAAATTCAGTGTAAGATTGTCATGCACGATGCTTAAAGACTACATTGATGATATTGCGGGAATAGAAAAATTGGTGGAGTTCGCAAAAAAGAACGATGTAGAGCAGCTGACAATAAGGCCGGTAAGAAAACCAGAGTCAAGCAGGAACGATGAAATTTTTGATTGGGTTGACAAGCATGCTGTTGATAATGATGCCCTTAAACGCATAAAAGATCATCTTGATGCAAATGCCACTCTGCTCATGGAGCTTGCGCATGGCGCTGCAGTGTATGATCTTGGCGGCCAGAACATATGCTTTACTGATGCACTAACAATTGATCCAAAATCAAGCCAGATCAGGCAGTTAATATTTTTTCCTGACGGCCATCTCAGATATGATTGGCAGTACAAGGGGGCGATCTTGCTATGA
- a CDS encoding aminotransferase class I/II-fold pyridoxal phosphate-dependent enzyme, with protein sequence MKQLKAMNAVYSYYFPEVRKLIDDLIKDYPHEIFLTSSNVNLDQFHEPVLEKLLKFYAGAVPDLKNFRFAYPTSGSSEGIREYLTLLQSRGVNQIYVLKGEYEGFKETAKTRNIAAVEIDLEKTSPSKLEKGLWFISNPSARDGNIIPNETIMDICESGHRIFYDMAYVGSTTQYKFDVNHKNIEAAVISLSKPFGLFRYRVGFTFSRNDVPSLYSNKWFKSIPALLIAEKIFDNMEVDELYAKYRPVQKKIIEEINDEFKLAIQPSDAILLGYLPKDDAAKLDKSLQELIAPFERGDNYRFCLTPYYEQKEKEKPK encoded by the coding sequence ATGAAACAATTAAAGGCAATGAATGCAGTCTACAGTTATTATTTTCCAGAAGTTAGAAAGTTAATAGATGATTTAATTAAAGATTATCCGCACGAAATATTTTTAACATCAAGCAATGTAAACTTAGACCAGTTTCATGAGCCAGTACTTGAAAAACTATTGAAGTTTTATGCAGGCGCTGTTCCTGATCTAAAAAATTTCAGATTTGCATATCCGACATCCGGCTCAAGTGAAGGCATCAGGGAGTATTTAACTTTATTGCAATCTAGAGGAGTTAATCAGATTTATGTGCTGAAAGGCGAGTATGAAGGCTTTAAAGAAACTGCCAAAACCAGAAATATTGCTGCTGTTGAAATTGATTTAGAAAAAACATCACCATCTAAACTAGAAAAAGGATTATGGTTCATATCCAACCCTTCAGCTAGGGATGGCAATATAATTCCTAACGAAACAATAATGGATATATGCGAGTCAGGGCACAGAATATTTTACGACATGGCGTATGTGGGCTCCACTACGCAGTATAAATTTGATGTCAATCATAAAAATATAGAAGCCGCCGTGATATCATTGAGCAAGCCATTTGGGTTATTCCGTTATAGAGTGGGGTTTACTTTCAGTAGAAATGATGTTCCTTCACTTTACTCTAATAAATGGTTCAAAAGTATTCCTGCCCTTTTAATCGCAGAAAAGATTTTTGATAATATGGAGGTTGATGAATTATACGCTAAATACAGGCCAGTTCAGAAAAAAATTATTGAAGAGATCAATGATGAGTTTAAGCTAGCTATACAACCTAGCGATGCGATACTTTTAGGTTACTTGCCAAAAGATGACGCAGCCAAGCTTGACAAAAGTTTGCAGGAATTAATAGCTCCGTTTGAGAGAGGAGATAACTATAGGTTTTGTTTAACACCTTATTACGAACAAAAAGAAAAGGAGAAACCAAAATGA
- the nadE gene encoding NAD(+) synthase encodes MNLEKRIKLAQMDPELVAGEIGNFIVERVLKFKKTGGVIGLSGGVDSTVAAALAKRAFDAYNKNHLENPLELVGYILPSKTNDPKDAEDGIKVAKRLCIRYEIRSIEDIVEAYKVTNPEALNDRYHRGNLTSEMRAVVLHGKAATENKSVIGTGNRDEDYGLAYYTLFGDGAVHMSPLGRLPKRLVRQMAVYVGFGDLAYRISTPGLEHGQTSFKDLGYDYEFSEVVLEGLDQGIKPEDLTAHCQIIPYAKEQIKKYTQLHGKPKFTKVEEFIDDIIIRHKVALEKSKLVSPKIAKITLRCD; translated from the coding sequence ATGAACCTCGAAAAAAGAATAAAATTAGCACAAATGGACCCAGAACTTGTAGCAGGCGAAATTGGGAATTTCATAGTCGAAAGAGTGCTTAAATTCAAAAAAACAGGCGGCGTGATTGGATTGTCCGGCGGTGTGGATTCAACAGTAGCGGCAGCATTGGCAAAAAGGGCCTTTGATGCTTACAATAAAAATCACCTAGAAAATCCACTGGAATTAGTTGGTTATATCTTGCCTTCTAAAACAAACGATCCAAAAGACGCAGAAGATGGAATTAAAGTTGCAAAAAGGCTCTGCATAAGATACGAGATCAGAAGCATTGAAGATATTGTGGAAGCTTACAAAGTAACAAATCCAGAAGCCCTTAATGATAGATATCACAGAGGGAATTTAACTTCTGAAATGAGAGCAGTAGTTCTTCATGGAAAAGCTGCCACAGAAAATAAATCAGTTATTGGAACAGGCAATCGCGATGAAGATTATGGATTGGCTTATTACACTCTCTTCGGAGATGGAGCAGTGCATATGAGCCCACTAGGCAGGTTGCCGAAAAGATTAGTGCGGCAAATGGCGGTTTATGTTGGATTTGGAGATCTAGCATATAGAATTTCAACTCCTGGATTAGAGCACGGCCAAACTTCTTTCAAGGATCTTGGCTATGACTATGAATTTTCCGAAGTGGTGTTGGAAGGGCTTGATCAGGGAATTAAGCCTGAAGATCTTACTGCGCATTGCCAAATTATCCCATATGCAAAAGAGCAGATAAAAAAATACACACAATTGCACGGCAAGCCCAAGTTCACCAAAGTCGAGGAATTTATTGATGATATTATTATTAGGCATAAAGTTGCTCTTGAAAAATCAAAGCTTGTAAGCCCGAAGATTGCAAAAATCACCTTGAGGTGCGATTAA
- a CDS encoding NUDIX hydrolase, giving the protein MKDVLMPGKNDELVYEGHVKLVRRKYDGRYYDVIVSKNACAIMYIDQEDFVWLVKQYRIPIAKEIIELPAETMDKPGKSSLEVIVEGLEEECGIRIDQKQAHFFATIGSSEGHDTEMVDLYYAYGPHTKTNQRLEDTEKIEVVRIPFYQAYKMISTGEIQGSKTVALLQNEYIKRLEKT; this is encoded by the coding sequence ATGAAAGATGTGCTAATGCCCGGTAAAAATGATGAACTTGTTTATGAGGGCCACGTAAAGCTGGTAAGAAGAAAATATGACGGCCGCTATTATGATGTTATTGTTTCAAAAAACGCCTGCGCCATAATGTACATTGACCAGGAAGATTTTGTTTGGCTTGTTAAACAATATAGGATTCCTATAGCTAAAGAAATAATTGAGCTTCCAGCAGAGACCATGGACAAACCAGGCAAATCCTCTTTGGAGGTTATTGTTGAAGGATTAGAAGAGGAATGCGGAATAAGGATAGACCAAAAACAAGCCCATTTTTTTGCAACAATTGGCTCAAGTGAAGGCCACGATACTGAAATGGTTGATTTGTATTATGCCTATGGCCCGCATACAAAAACAAATCAAAGGCTAGAGGATACAGAAAAGATTGAGGTTGTTAGGATTCCGTTTTATCAGGCGTATAAGATGATCAGCACAGGCGAAATTCAGGGATCAAAAACTGTCGCCTTACTTCAAAATGAATATATAAAAAGACTGGAGAAAACGTAG
- the nadA gene encoding quinolinate synthase NadA: MDEKILIQKINNLKKEKDAVILVHNYQRPEIYKVADFIGDSLELSRKAAETNAKIIVFCGVDFMAESAKILNPEKKVLLPALEAKCPMAAMVTAEELLKERKKYKDVAVVSYINTTADVKAVSDICCTSSNAVKVVNSLKEKNIIFVPDRNLADYVARFTSKKIIPWQGYCYVHARFLAEQIREAKKQHPAAVVIAHPECPADVIDEADSVCSTSGMIELAKSSDSKEFLICTEAGMVERLKIEVPNKTFYTLGTICLQQKKNNLQKVYDCLNNETNEVDVPAKIRKNAKKALDRMLRVK; encoded by the coding sequence ATGGATGAAAAAATATTAATCCAAAAAATAAACAACCTGAAGAAAGAGAAAGATGCAGTCATATTGGTCCATAATTACCAAAGGCCCGAAATCTACAAGGTAGCTGATTTTATTGGCGATTCGCTTGAGCTCAGCAGAAAAGCAGCTGAGACTAATGCAAAGATCATTGTATTCTGCGGCGTTGATTTCATGGCAGAATCTGCAAAGATACTGAATCCTGAAAAGAAAGTGCTGCTGCCTGCCTTGGAAGCAAAATGCCCGATGGCTGCAATGGTAACAGCAGAGGAATTGCTTAAGGAAAGGAAGAAATACAAGGATGTGGCTGTTGTTTCTTACATAAATACAACCGCAGATGTAAAGGCAGTCTCGGATATTTGCTGCACTTCTTCAAATGCAGTCAAGGTTGTTAATTCGCTTAAAGAAAAAAACATTATTTTTGTTCCAGACAGGAATCTTGCGGATTATGTTGCCAGATTCACAAGCAAAAAGATAATCCCCTGGCAGGGATATTGCTATGTTCATGCGCGGTTTTTGGCTGAACAAATAAGAGAAGCAAAAAAACAGCACCCTGCTGCAGTTGTTATTGCTCATCCAGAATGCCCCGCTGATGTAATAGATGAAGCAGATTCTGTATGCTCGACATCTGGGATGATTGAGCTTGCCAAAAGCTCAGATTCCAAGGAATTCCTAATATGCACGGAGGCAGGAATGGTTGAAAGGCTCAAGATTGAAGTGCCAAATAAAACATTTTATACATTGGGAACAATCTGCCTGCAGCAGAAAAAGAACAATCTGCAGAAGGTTTATGACTGCCTGAATAATGAAACAAATGAAGTTGATGTGCCTGCGAAGATAAGAAAAAATGCAAAGAAGGCATTGGACAGGATGCTGAGAGTAAAATGA
- a CDS encoding FAD-binding protein, with protein MSGARDLIKTDCGVIGGGFSGCAVALELAEAGKMVDLFVKGKLIEDCNSYLTAGGLAAVPLVGGKPLNGDSFEKHITETLIAGKGLNDVKIVKFCVEHFYSDVIEWLIDKGVKFNLSEKGYEYDLHREGGHSRNRIFHANDTTGVQIMKTLGRLVKNNRNIRIHEEHVAIDLITKNKLEKRKEIKTKAKDACLGFYVYDAKKNCVKAVSCKGTFIATGGLGKVFLYTTNSDVATGNGFAMCYRAGLPLANMEFIQFHPTVFYDPSAVNEYSRRFLLTEALRGAGAILKLRKNSKKDFVLKYHPLGSKATRDVVTRAEDIEMRKNGLAHLWLDCAKIDKKRLKEDFRNSYEFCLAKGIDITKEPVPVIYAVHYSNGGVLVGPNSETKMRGCYVIGETSYTGLHGATRLASNSAPECILFGRLAAKHFLKLRNHANINVPLWDAGSANDIKDKTAIAYYWETVRRTMTSLCGISRNKERLNAAKQVLSALRKNINDFYWSYYITKDFLDVRNIADVASIIVDSALVREESRACHFREDFPKQNDKKFKKLTIVKKSQP; from the coding sequence ATGAGCGGTGCAAGAGATCTGATAAAAACAGATTGCGGAGTTATAGGCGGCGGCTTTAGCGGCTGCGCAGTTGCGCTCGAACTGGCAGAAGCTGGCAAAATGGTTGACTTATTTGTCAAGGGCAAATTAATAGAAGACTGCAACAGCTATTTGACAGCTGGCGGCCTGGCAGCAGTTCCATTAGTGGGTGGAAAGCCTCTTAATGGAGATTCCTTTGAAAAGCATATCACAGAAACATTAATTGCAGGAAAAGGCCTTAATGATGTTAAGATTGTTAAATTCTGCGTTGAGCATTTCTACAGCGATGTTATAGAATGGCTGATTGACAAAGGCGTTAAATTTAATCTGTCTGAAAAAGGCTATGAATACGATCTGCACAGGGAAGGCGGACATTCAAGGAACAGGATCTTCCATGCTAATGACACAACAGGCGTGCAAATAATGAAGACGCTTGGCAGATTAGTGAAAAACAACCGCAACATAAGGATTCATGAAGAGCATGTTGCAATTGACTTAATAACGAAGAACAAGTTAGAAAAAAGAAAAGAAATTAAGACAAAAGCAAAGGATGCCTGCCTGGGGTTTTATGTTTATGACGCTAAAAAAAATTGTGTTAAGGCAGTTTCGTGCAAAGGAACATTCATTGCAACAGGCGGCCTTGGAAAAGTTTTTCTTTACACAACCAACTCAGATGTTGCGACAGGCAATGGCTTTGCAATGTGCTACAGGGCAGGCCTGCCGTTGGCGAACATGGAATTCATACAATTTCACCCGACTGTGTTTTATGACCCGTCTGCTGTCAATGAATACAGCAGAAGATTCCTGCTTACAGAGGCGCTTAGGGGAGCAGGCGCAATACTAAAGCTAAGAAAAAATTCAAAAAAAGATTTTGTTTTGAAATATCATCCACTTGGATCAAAAGCAACAAGGGACGTTGTTACAAGAGCAGAAGATATTGAGATGAGGAAAAATGGCCTGGCGCATTTATGGCTGGACTGCGCAAAAATAGACAAAAAAAGATTAAAAGAGGATTTCAGGAATTCTTACGAATTCTGCTTAGCCAAGGGAATTGACATAACAAAAGAGCCCGTGCCTGTCATCTATGCTGTTCATTATTCAAATGGGGGTGTGCTTGTCGGCCCGAATTCAGAAACAAAAATGAGAGGATGTTATGTCATAGGTGAAACTTCTTATACTGGCCTGCATGGAGCAACAAGACTGGCAAGCAATTCTGCGCCAGAATGCATTCTATTCGGCAGGCTGGCTGCAAAGCATTTTTTAAAGCTCAGGAATCATGCAAATATAAATGTCCCATTATGGGATGCAGGCTCTGCAAACGATATAAAAGACAAGACCGCCATAGCCTATTATTGGGAAACTGTCAGAAGAACAATGACTTCATTGTGCGGAATATCAAGGAATAAAGAGAGGCTGAATGCCGCAAAGCAGGTATTATCCGCGCTCAGAAAAAACATAAATGACTTTTATTGGTCTTATTACATAACCAAAGATTTCCTGGATGTGAGAAATATAGCGGATGTTGCCAGCATAATTGTAGACAGCGCCCTTGTAAGGGAAGAATCCAGGGCATGCCATTTCAGGGAAGATTTTCCAAAGCAGAACGACAAGAAATTCAAAAAATTAACAATAGTGAAAAAATCTCAACCTTGA
- a CDS encoding NYN domain-containing protein, with the protein MYKHKGQRVGVFIDVQNMYYSAKQMYGAKVNFKEILKEAVKGRNLVRALAYVIKADIKEEQGFFEALKNIGFEVRAKDLQIFYGGQKKGDWDIGIAMDTIELAHKLDTIILVSGDGDFAPLVQHLKRAIGCRVEIIAFGKSASAKLIEEADEFTNLDEAPKKFLIEK; encoded by the coding sequence ATGTACAAGCATAAAGGGCAAAGAGTGGGTGTTTTCATAGATGTGCAGAATATGTATTACTCTGCAAAGCAGATGTATGGCGCAAAGGTAAACTTCAAGGAAATCCTGAAGGAAGCAGTTAAAGGGAGAAATCTAGTCAGGGCACTCGCCTACGTGATAAAGGCAGACATAAAGGAAGAGCAGGGATTTTTCGAAGCATTGAAAAATATCGGATTTGAAGTCAGGGCAAAAGACCTGCAGATTTTCTACGGTGGCCAGAAAAAAGGAGACTGGGACATCGGCATTGCAATGGACACAATTGAGCTTGCCCATAAGCTTGATACAATAATTCTTGTAAGCGGCGACGGGGATTTTGCTCCATTAGTCCAGCATCTTAAAAGGGCAATTGGCTGCAGGGTTGAGATCATAGCATTCGGCAAAAGCGCTTCAGCTAAATTAATAGAAGAAGCAGATGAATTCACCAATCTGGATGAAGCTCCAAAAAAGTTTTTAATAGAAAAATAA
- a CDS encoding sulfide/dihydroorotate dehydrogenase-like FAD/NAD-binding protein has protein sequence MPIITKKQKLAENIFLMNVKAPNIAKKAKPGQFVILRIDEEGERIPLTIADSNQNEITLVFQAIGKTTKQLSELKKGDNMLDLIGPLGNPSDIREYGTVCLVGGGIGAAELLPLAKALKKAKNKIITIIGAKNKKSLIFVDELKKLSKQLIICTDDGSRGMKGFVTAALEALLKKERLNLVYAVGPTIMMKSVSALTMDKARTTVSLNPIMIDGIGMCGGCRVIVDDQVRFACVDGPEFNGHQVDWDDLLNRTSHYLEEEKHVCNLRKIK, from the coding sequence ATGCCGATTATAACAAAAAAGCAGAAGCTAGCTGAAAACATATTTCTGATGAATGTTAAGGCTCCAAATATTGCGAAAAAGGCAAAGCCCGGGCAGTTTGTAATCCTGAGGATAGACGAAGAAGGTGAGAGGATTCCTCTGACAATTGCAGACTCAAATCAAAACGAAATAACGCTTGTGTTTCAGGCAATAGGTAAAACAACAAAGCAGCTTTCAGAATTGAAGAAAGGCGATAATATGCTTGACCTGATCGGTCCATTGGGAAACCCGTCTGATATAAGGGAATACGGAACAGTCTGCCTTGTTGGCGGCGGAATTGGCGCAGCAGAATTGCTGCCGTTGGCAAAAGCGCTGAAAAAAGCAAAGAATAAAATAATCACAATAATCGGCGCTAAAAATAAAAAATCATTGATATTTGTTGACGAGCTTAAGAAGCTCTCCAAGCAGCTCATAATTTGCACAGATGATGGCAGCAGGGGAATGAAGGGGTTTGTTACGGCAGCATTGGAAGCATTGCTGAAAAAAGAAAGGTTAAACTTAGTTTATGCAGTCGGCCCAACAATAATGATGAAGTCTGTTTCTGCATTGACAATGGACAAGGCAAGGACAACAGTTTCATTGAACCCAATAATGATTGATGGAATAGGAATGTGCGGCGGCTGCAGGGTTATTGTTGATGATCAGGTCAGATTTGCATGCGTTGACGGCCCTGAGTTCAATGGGCATCAGGTTGACTGGGATGATCTGCTCAACAGGACAAGCCATTATCTTGAAGAGGAAAAGCACGTTTGCAATTTAAGAAAAATAAAATGA
- the gltA gene encoding NADPH-dependent glutamate synthase has product MQFKKNKMKTSMPQQKPEERIKNFDEVNLGYDEKSAIKEASRCLQCKKPVCIDGCPVKINIPKFIKQIKDKKFNDAIKTIKEQNFLPKVCGRVCPQETQCEEKCILAKKKQAVAIGYLERFAGDNEKSFDIPKIKKISKKIAVVGSGPSSLTCAAKLALMGHNVKLFEALHKTGGVLRYGIPEFRLPKKIVDDEINYIKKLGVEIEINAVIGRTISLDELSNEYDAIFIGTGAGLPYFMHIPGENLNGVYSANEFLTRINLMKANEFPKTKTPIKKAKKTIVVGGGNVAIDAARTARRLGSDVTVVYRRSFDEMPGRIEEIEHAREEGINFLMLTNPTKILGEKIVTGIECQQMMLGEMDSSGRRTPLPIEDSEFSLECDQVIIAIGQGINPLLARNSELRTGMRGSIDVNEKYQTSNPKIFAGGDVIGQEATVIKAMADGKNAASAIDAFLRGELKDDGSNRAE; this is encoded by the coding sequence TTGCAATTTAAGAAAAATAAAATGAAAACCTCAATGCCGCAGCAAAAACCTGAAGAGAGAATTAAAAATTTTGATGAAGTTAATCTCGGTTATGATGAAAAATCTGCAATCAAAGAAGCATCCCGCTGCCTGCAGTGCAAGAAGCCAGTCTGCATCGATGGATGCCCTGTCAAAATAAACATTCCGAAGTTTATAAAGCAGATAAAAGACAAGAAATTTAATGACGCGATAAAGACAATAAAAGAGCAGAATTTTCTTCCAAAAGTTTGCGGCAGGGTTTGCCCCCAGGAAACGCAGTGCGAGGAAAAATGCATACTTGCAAAGAAAAAACAGGCAGTTGCAATCGGATACTTGGAAAGGTTTGCAGGAGATAATGAAAAAAGTTTTGATATTCCTAAAATCAAAAAAATAAGCAAAAAAATTGCTGTTGTTGGCTCAGGCCCTTCTTCTCTTACGTGCGCAGCAAAGCTTGCTTTGATGGGCCATAATGTAAAGCTATTTGAAGCATTGCACAAGACAGGCGGTGTTTTGCGCTACGGCATCCCGGAATTCAGGCTGCCCAAGAAGATTGTTGATGATGAAATAAATTATATCAAAAAACTTGGTGTTGAAATCGAGATTAATGCTGTGATTGGCAGGACTATCTCGCTTGATGAGCTTTCAAATGAATACGATGCGATATTTATCGGAACAGGCGCTGGCTTGCCTTATTTCATGCACATTCCAGGAGAAAATCTCAATGGAGTTTATTCTGCGAATGAATTTTTGACAAGAATAAACCTGATGAAAGCAAATGAATTTCCAAAAACAAAAACCCCAATTAAAAAAGCAAAAAAAACCATAGTTGTCGGAGGTGGAAATGTTGCAATTGACGCTGCAAGAACAGCCAGGCGCCTCGGCTCTGATGTGACTGTTGTTTACAGGCGCTCTTTTGATGAAATGCCTGGCCGAATTGAAGAAATCGAGCATGCCAGGGAAGAAGGAATTAACTTTTTAATGCTGACAAATCCTACAAAAATATTGGGTGAGAAAATTGTCACAGGCATAGAATGCCAGCAGATGATGCTTGGCGAAATGGACTCATCAGGAAGGAGAACTCCCTTGCCAATAGAAGATTCCGAGTTCAGCCTGGAATGCGACCAGGTTATTATTGCGATCGGCCAGGGCATAAATCCATTATTGGCAAGAAATTCCGAGCTGAGAACAGGCATGCGTGGCTCAATAGATGTAAATGAAAAATATCAAACATCAAATCCGAAGATATTTGCAGGCGGCGATGTTATTGGCCAGGAAGCCACAGTCATAAAAGCAATGGCTGACGGAAAAAATGCAGCATCAGCAATAGACGCTTTTTTGAGGGGTGAACTTAAAGATGATGGCAGTAATAGAGCTGAATAA